The Carnobacterium mobile DSM 4848 genome includes a window with the following:
- the pstA gene encoding phosphate ABC transporter permease PstA codes for MNAKKVDKLAVGFLYVISGIIVLILFSLLAFILWRGVPQISWEFLTTPSKSFQRGGGIVIQLYNSFYLLILTMLISTPLSLGAAIYLSEYARKNFLTDFIRTIIEVLSSLPSVVVGLFGFLVFVLQWGLGFSILSGAMALTLFNLPLLTRTIEDSLRTIPLTQREAGLALGLSRWETVTRVILPAALPGILTGMILAAGRIFGEAAALIYTAGQSAPALDFTNWNPISISSPLNVMRPAETLAVHIWKINSEGVMPDGVQVSAGASAVLIIAVLLFNLGARYLGKKLQKKATAG; via the coding sequence CAAAAAAAGTAGATAAACTAGCAGTTGGATTTTTATATGTTATTTCTGGAATCATTGTCTTGATTTTGTTCAGCTTATTAGCTTTTATTCTTTGGCGCGGAGTTCCTCAAATTTCTTGGGAATTTCTAACGACACCTTCAAAATCATTTCAGCGGGGCGGCGGAATTGTTATTCAATTGTACAATTCATTTTACCTGCTGATATTGACAATGTTGATTAGTACTCCTTTGTCTTTAGGGGCAGCCATTTACTTGTCAGAATATGCTAGAAAAAACTTTCTAACTGATTTTATCCGAACTATTATTGAAGTTTTAAGTTCTCTTCCTTCTGTTGTTGTGGGATTATTTGGATTTTTAGTGTTTGTTTTACAATGGGGATTAGGCTTTTCGATTCTTTCTGGAGCGATGGCACTGACCTTGTTCAACTTGCCTCTTTTGACGAGAACAATTGAAGATTCACTTAGAACCATACCGTTAACTCAGCGGGAAGCAGGATTGGCATTGGGATTGTCACGTTGGGAAACGGTGACGCGTGTCATTTTGCCTGCTGCCTTACCAGGTATTTTAACAGGAATGATTTTAGCTGCAGGCCGGATCTTCGGTGAAGCTGCTGCATTGATTTACACAGCAGGACAAAGTGCACCTGCATTAGACTTTACCAATTGGAACCCGATCTCGATCTCAAGTCCATTAAATGTGATGCGTCCAGCTGAAACTTTAGCTGTTCATATTTGGAAAATCAACAGCGAAGGTGTAATGCCGGATGGAGTGCAAGTCTCAGCAGGTGCTTCGGCTGTGTTGATCATTGCCGTATTGCTATTTAACTTGGGTGCCCGTTATTTAGGGAAGAAATTGCAGAAAAAAGCTACAGCGGGATAA